ATGTCATGATATTGCAAATATGCATGGCATCTCAGAAGAAAATATATTGGTGGGTAACGGAGCAAGTGAGTTAATAGATTTGTTTTTTTTGTATAACAAGTTTCAAAAAGCTTTTTTTCCTGCTCCTACTTTTAAAGAGTATGAAAGGGCATGTAGATCAGTAGGGACAGAGGTAGAGAATTTTTATATATATGATAGGCCTTTGAAAGATAGGTTAGATGATTTTATAAAAAAGATAAAAGAAAAATCACCTTCTGTTGTAGTGATATGTACTCCAAACAACCCAACTGGTGAAGTCTTGGAACCAGTGGATATCAAGAGGATATCTGATGTGGTAAGAGAAATAAATGGCTGGCTTTTTATTGATAAATCTTTTATAACTTTTGTAAGAGAAGATTGGCCAAAACTCATCTGGGATAATACTATACCTGATAATACTGCTATAATTTATTCTTTTACCAAAATGTATGCCATAGCAGGACTTAGATTAGGCTATATAATTGGCCCTTCTAAAATGATTTCGGAGATGAAAAAATTAAGAAATCCCTGGAGTGTTAATCATCTTGCCCAGGTAGCAGGAAAGGTATGCTTAACAGAAAAAGAATACGAAAAAAAGACTAGAAAACTTGTAGATAAAGAAAGAGATAGATTAATAGAAGGTTTAGAAAAGCTAAACTTTAAGACATTTCCTGGGAAAGCCAATTATGTACTTGCCAAAATACAAGATAATAAAAATTTAAATTCATGTAAGCTGTGGGAAGGCCTTGCCAAAAAAGGTGTACTTATTAGAAACGCAGAAAACTTCGATGGTCTAGATGATAGCTTTTTTAGAATAGCAGTTAGGCTTCCTGAGGAGAATGAAAAACTTCTAAAATCCCTTGAGGATTTTTTGAAGACTCTTTAATAAATGGCTCTATTATAGCTCAAAAACAAAACTTTGTTCAATGACTTTATGCAGTAGAATCAACAATAAAAGTGAATCGAAGGGGGAGATTTAACATGGGGGAAGAACAGAAAGGTTTAGTTATAATCCATACTGGTCCGGGAAAAGGGAAGACTACAGCAGCTT
The Natranaerofaba carboxydovora genome window above contains:
- the cobD gene encoding threonine-phosphate decarboxylase CobD, which encodes MKPHEHGGQIYRWAKEFELDHEEIVDFSANINPLGPPENLKKELTKELDNLPNYPEPDALELCHDIANMHGISEENILVGNGASELIDLFFLYNKFQKAFFPAPTFKEYERACRSVGTEVENFYIYDRPLKDRLDDFIKKIKEKSPSVVVICTPNNPTGEVLEPVDIKRISDVVREINGWLFIDKSFITFVREDWPKLIWDNTIPDNTAIIYSFTKMYAIAGLRLGYIIGPSKMISEMKKLRNPWSVNHLAQVAGKVCLTEKEYEKKTRKLVDKERDRLIEGLEKLNFKTFPGKANYVLAKIQDNKNLNSCKLWEGLAKKGVLIRNAENFDGLDDSFFRIAVRLPEENEKLLKSLEDFLKTL